From the genome of Aliarcobacter lanthieri:
TTAAAAAAATTAATGGTGAGAGAACTATTGAAGAGATTGTCAATGAAATGGATAGTTTTATTCTATCAAAAATATAAATTATTAAAAGTTTCAATATGAATAAAAAAATAAATTTTTATAGTGTAATTATTGGAACAGAACTTTTGAATGGGAGAAGAACTGATGCTCATTTCCCTTTCTTAAATAAAGAACTTTTAAATCGTGGTTGGGAACATAAAGCTTCTTTTGTTATTGAAGATGATCCTAAACTTATGTTAGAAATTTTTAATCTTATAAAATCTGATAAAAATTCTGTTATGTTTTGTTTTGGTGGAATTGGTGCAACTCCTGATGATTTTACAAGAGTTGTAGCAGCAAAAGCTTTTACAGATGAAAAAATGGAGTTTCACGAAGATGCAAAGCAAAGAATTATAGAACAATTTTGTGATGAAGCATATCCATATAGAATAAATATGGCTTATTTACCAGTAGGTGCAAAACTTCTTAAAAATGTTGTAAATAATGTTGCAGGATTCTATTTAGAAGATAGATTTTTCTTTACACCAGGATTTCCTTCTATGAGCCAAAGTATGGTTATAGAAGCTTTAGAAAAACTTTATCCTAAAAATATAGTGAAGTATAGAAAAACTATAACTATAAATAGTAGTGAAAATGACTTAATATCTAGTATGGAAAGAATACCTTCTCATCTTGATTTTTCTTCACTACCAAAAATCATTGGTGAGCAAAGAAGAGTTGTACTCAGTCTTGCTGGATATGATAAAGATGAAGTAGATATTTATTTTCAACTCTTTATAGATTTTTGTAAAACTAATAAAATGTATTATGAACTTAGAGATATTTTTGAACAAAATATCTGATATATTATTCAGATATCTCTATACTATATCCAAACCCATAATTATTCTGAATCACTAACCTAGGAACTTTTTTTCTAAGCCGTGATATTAGATTTTTTAAATTTAATATTTGAGTTTCAAAACTATCATAATAATTCCATATATGATTTATTATATTTTCATTAGAGTGTATTTTATTTGGATATTTTATCAACAATTCTACAAATAAAAACTCTTTTCTTGTAAGTTTTACAACCTTGTCTTTTAGAATTAATTGTTTCTCTTCTTTATTCCAAAAAAGTTCATCTGACAATTTTATAATAGTAGATTTTATATCTTTTTTATGATTCTTTTCATATATATTTTTTGAAATATCAAATAAGACATTTAAAAAATTATCATAGTCAATAGGTTTTAATAAAAATTTAGCAATTCCAATATTTATAAGTTCCATTAAATACTCTTTTTCACTATGGGCT
Proteins encoded in this window:
- a CDS encoding response regulator transcription factor; its protein translation is MLLNKYCKEITVLFVEDDEDLSREMGLLLKDIFSNVDIAMDGIIGLSKYIKYFEENSKYYDFILTDIQMPNMNGVDLIKNIYKINPNQKVIVLSAHSEKEYLMELINIGIAKFLLKPIDYDNFLNVLFDISKNIYEKNHKKDIKSTIIKLSDELFWNKEEKQLILKDKVVKLTRKEFLFVELLIKYPNKIHSNENIINHIWNYYDSFETQILNLKNLISRLRKKVPRLVIQNNYGFGYSIEISE
- a CDS encoding competence/damage-inducible protein A, which codes for MNKKINFYSVIIGTELLNGRRTDAHFPFLNKELLNRGWEHKASFVIEDDPKLMLEIFNLIKSDKNSVMFCFGGIGATPDDFTRVVAAKAFTDEKMEFHEDAKQRIIEQFCDEAYPYRINMAYLPVGAKLLKNVVNNVAGFYLEDRFFFTPGFPSMSQSMVIEALEKLYPKNIVKYRKTITINSSENDLISSMERIPSHLDFSSLPKIIGEQRRVVLSLAGYDKDEVDIYFQLFIDFCKTNKMYYELRDIFEQNI